The following proteins are encoded in a genomic region of Stutzerimonas balearica DSM 6083:
- the purH gene encoding bifunctional phosphoribosylaminoimidazolecarboxamide formyltransferase/IMP cyclohydrolase: MTDQTTRLPVRRALISVSDKTGVVDFARELAALGVEILSTGGTFKLLRDNGVEAVEVADYTGFPEMMDGRVKTLHPKIHGGILGRRDLDGAVMAEHGIRPIDLVAVNLYPFAATVAKPGCTLPDAIENIDIGGPTMVRSAAKNHKDVAIVVNADDYASVLENLKNGGLTYAQRFDLALKAFEHTAAYDGMIANYLGGIDQGTDTLSTDNRSLFPRTYNMQFVKAQDMRYGENPHQQAAFYVEKPDEACVATARQLQGKELSFNNVADTDAALECVKSFTKPACVIVKHANPCGVAVVPEDEGGIRKAYDLAYATDSESAFGGIIAFNRELDAETAKAIIERQFVEVIIAPVVAAEARAVVAAKANVRLLECGQWPAERAPGWDYKRVNGGLLIQSRDIAMITEADLKVVTQRAPTEQELHDLIFAWKVAKFVKSNAIVYAKHRQTVGVGAGQMSRVNSARIAAIKAEHAGLQVQGAVMASDAFFPFRDGIDNAAKAGITAVIQPGGSMRDEEVIAAADEAGMAMVFTGMRHFRH, from the coding sequence ATGACCGACCAAACCACTCGCCTACCCGTTCGCCGCGCACTGATCAGCGTTTCCGACAAGACCGGTGTCGTCGACTTTGCCCGTGAGCTCGCAGCACTCGGCGTCGAGATCCTATCCACCGGGGGCACCTTCAAGTTGCTGCGTGACAACGGCGTGGAAGCAGTGGAAGTTGCCGACTACACCGGTTTTCCGGAGATGATGGATGGCCGGGTCAAGACCCTGCATCCGAAGATCCACGGCGGCATCCTCGGCCGTCGTGACCTCGACGGCGCGGTCATGGCCGAACACGGCATCCGGCCCATCGACCTGGTGGCGGTCAACCTGTACCCGTTCGCGGCCACCGTTGCCAAGCCGGGCTGCACCCTGCCGGACGCCATCGAGAACATCGATATCGGCGGCCCGACGATGGTTCGCTCGGCAGCCAAGAACCACAAGGACGTCGCCATCGTGGTCAACGCCGACGACTACGCGAGCGTGCTCGAGAACCTGAAAAACGGTGGCCTGACCTACGCCCAGCGCTTCGACCTGGCGCTCAAGGCGTTCGAACATACCGCGGCCTACGACGGCATGATCGCCAACTACCTGGGCGGCATCGATCAGGGCACCGATACGCTGTCCACGGACAATCGCAGCCTGTTCCCGCGCACCTACAACATGCAGTTCGTCAAGGCGCAGGACATGCGTTACGGCGAGAACCCGCACCAGCAGGCCGCCTTCTATGTCGAGAAGCCCGATGAAGCCTGCGTCGCCACGGCCCGCCAGCTGCAGGGCAAGGAGCTGTCGTTCAACAACGTGGCCGACACCGATGCCGCGCTCGAGTGCGTGAAGAGCTTTACCAAGCCGGCCTGCGTGATCGTCAAGCATGCCAACCCGTGCGGCGTCGCGGTCGTACCGGAGGACGAAGGCGGCATCCGCAAGGCCTACGACCTGGCCTACGCCACTGACAGCGAGTCGGCATTTGGCGGCATCATCGCCTTCAACCGCGAGCTCGACGCCGAAACGGCGAAGGCCATCATCGAGCGGCAGTTCGTCGAAGTCATCATCGCGCCAGTGGTGGCGGCCGAAGCGCGCGCCGTCGTGGCCGCCAAGGCCAACGTCCGTCTGCTCGAATGCGGCCAGTGGCCGGCCGAGCGCGCACCGGGCTGGGATTACAAGCGCGTCAACGGAGGCCTGCTGATCCAGAGCCGCGACATCGCCATGATCACCGAGGCCGACCTGAAGGTCGTGACCCAACGTGCGCCGACCGAGCAGGAACTGCACGACCTGATCTTCGCCTGGAAGGTAGCCAAGTTCGTCAAATCCAACGCCATCGTCTATGCCAAGCACCGGCAGACCGTCGGCGTCGGCGCCGGACAGATGAGCCGGGTCAACTCAGCACGGATCGCGGCCATCAAGGCTGAACACGCGGGGCTGCAGGTGCAGGGTGCGGTCATGGCTTCCGATGCGTTCTTCCCCTTCCGCGACGGCATCGACAACGCGGCCAAGGCCGGGATCACCGCAGTGATCCAGCCAGGCGGCTCGATGCGCGATGAGGAAGTCATCGCGGCAGCCGACGAGGCCGGCATGGCGATGGTGTTCACCGGCATGCGCCACTTCCGTCACTAA
- the fis gene encoding DNA-binding transcriptional regulator Fis: MTLLNETLVTGTASVSDNLNLKQHLSTPSDAGQTLRGSVEKALHNYFARLEGADVTDVYNLVLSEVEAPLLETVMNYVKGNQTKASELLGLNRGTLRKKLKQYDLL; the protein is encoded by the coding sequence ATGACGCTTTTGAACGAAACCTTGGTAACTGGAACAGCATCCGTGAGCGACAACCTGAATCTCAAGCAGCACCTCAGCACGCCGAGCGACGCGGGGCAGACCCTGCGCGGCAGCGTCGAGAAAGCGCTGCACAATTACTTCGCCCGCCTAGAAGGGGCCGACGTCACGGACGTGTACAACCTGGTGCTCTCCGAAGTCGAAGCGCCCTTGCTGGAAACCGTGATGAATTACGTCAAGGGCAATCAGACCAAGGCCTCCGAGCTGCTCGGCCTGAACCGAGGCACCCTGCGCAAGAAACTCAAGCAATACGATCTGCTTTAA
- the dusB gene encoding tRNA dihydrouridine synthase DusB gives MSAVRIGPYTLPNRLILAPMAGVTDQPFRRLCRRFGAGMVVSEMLTSDVRLWHSRKSRLRLQHAGEPEPRSVQIAGGDPQMLAEAARRNVEMGAQIIDINMGCPAKKVCNKAAGSALMRDEALVAQILETVVAAVDVPVTLKIRTGWDRDNRNGVTIARIAEQAGICALAVHGRTRADLYTGEAEYETIATIKQSIGIPVFANGDIDSPHKAREVLARTGADGLLIGRAAQGRPWIFREINHFLEHGTLLPTIGVEELRGVLLEHLDALHAFYGDVMGVRIARKHVAWYLESLPGAREFRARFNRLDDRLAQGLAIQSFFAEQRSGPNAEDGQGEAA, from the coding sequence ATGTCAGCGGTACGCATCGGCCCTTACACCTTACCGAATCGCCTGATTCTCGCGCCCATGGCCGGCGTGACCGATCAGCCGTTCCGACGCCTGTGTCGTCGCTTCGGCGCCGGCATGGTGGTCTCGGAGATGCTGACCAGCGACGTGCGCCTTTGGCACAGCCGCAAGTCCCGCCTCAGGCTGCAGCACGCAGGCGAGCCCGAGCCCCGCTCGGTCCAGATCGCCGGCGGTGATCCGCAGATGCTGGCCGAGGCGGCTCGGCGCAACGTCGAAATGGGCGCCCAGATCATCGACATCAACATGGGCTGCCCGGCAAAGAAGGTCTGCAACAAGGCCGCCGGCTCCGCCCTGATGCGCGACGAAGCCCTGGTCGCGCAGATTCTCGAAACCGTGGTCGCGGCCGTCGACGTTCCGGTGACGCTGAAGATCCGCACCGGCTGGGACCGCGACAACCGCAACGGCGTGACCATCGCGCGCATCGCCGAACAGGCGGGCATCTGCGCACTTGCCGTGCACGGCCGGACCCGCGCCGACCTCTACACCGGCGAGGCCGAATACGAAACCATCGCCACCATCAAGCAGAGCATCGGCATTCCGGTGTTCGCCAACGGCGACATCGATTCTCCGCACAAGGCACGCGAAGTGCTGGCCCGCACCGGCGCCGACGGTCTGTTGATCGGCCGTGCAGCCCAGGGCCGCCCCTGGATCTTCCGTGAGATCAATCACTTCCTCGAACACGGCACGCTGCTGCCGACGATCGGTGTCGAGGAACTGCGCGGCGTTCTGCTAGAACACCTTGATGCGCTGCATGCGTTCTATGGCGATGTGATGGGCGTACGCATCGCCCGCAAGCACGTCGCCTGGTATCTCGAATCACTGCCGGGCGCACGCGAGTTCCGCGCCCGGTTCAATCGTCTGGACGACAGGCTGGCACAAGGACTGGCCATTCAGTCCTTTTTTGCCGAGCAACGCTCAGGGCCCAACGCGGAGGATGGACAGGGGGAGGCCGCATGA
- a CDS encoding DUF3426 domain-containing protein, with product MTSFITQCPHCSTSFRVSSTQLTAARGMVRCGACLEVFNAAHALSQDPQSGQPQQSPLAEAPTQTPAPAAAAPSAGPDRAAQDDSQWIHDDLDLDNLDLDEELAKLEAQERALSRDLNELTEANTLTARPLAQPPHPDEAWAEALLAEEQRDDTKAPPAASPFANDRLTPADRNTATPPAPLTRPAAPSSAAPLEERIEPALSTTALETQGSDDEQTAIEHSRQEPDLPRGDLFELEEEPLQLDWREQRKPWGRWLGWGLLNLLAAGGLAAQYLVYNFDELARQDRYRPWFELACPSLGCTLPSRVDISQIRSSNLVVRSHPDFEGALVVDAILYNRAPFAQPFPLLELRFADLNGKLVASRSFKPGEYLAGELAGQHEMPPQVPIHIALDILDPGAKAVNYSLSFHSPE from the coding sequence ATGACCAGCTTCATCACCCAGTGCCCTCACTGCAGCACCAGCTTCCGCGTCAGCAGCACCCAGCTGACTGCCGCGCGCGGCATGGTGCGTTGCGGCGCCTGCCTGGAAGTGTTCAATGCCGCGCACGCACTTTCGCAGGATCCGCAGAGTGGGCAACCGCAGCAAAGCCCCCTTGCCGAGGCGCCCACGCAAACTCCGGCGCCTGCAGCTGCCGCGCCCAGCGCCGGCCCCGACAGGGCTGCCCAGGACGACTCGCAGTGGATCCACGACGACCTTGACCTGGACAACCTGGATCTCGATGAAGAACTGGCCAAGCTCGAAGCTCAGGAGCGCGCACTCTCGCGCGACCTCAACGAGCTGACCGAAGCCAATACCCTGACGGCTCGCCCGCTCGCGCAGCCGCCACACCCGGACGAGGCCTGGGCCGAAGCGCTGCTGGCCGAGGAACAGCGCGACGACACCAAAGCACCGCCCGCCGCCAGCCCCTTTGCCAATGACCGACTCACGCCGGCTGATCGCAACACCGCGACACCCCCGGCACCACTGACTCGCCCCGCTGCGCCATCCAGCGCGGCCCCGCTCGAGGAACGCATCGAGCCCGCACTGAGCACGACGGCGCTTGAAACGCAGGGTTCCGACGACGAGCAGACGGCCATTGAGCACTCCCGACAGGAGCCCGACCTGCCAAGGGGCGACTTGTTCGAACTCGAGGAAGAGCCGTTGCAGCTCGACTGGCGCGAGCAACGCAAGCCGTGGGGACGCTGGTTGGGCTGGGGACTGCTGAACCTGCTCGCCGCGGGCGGCCTCGCCGCTCAGTATCTGGTCTACAACTTCGACGAACTGGCACGGCAGGATCGCTACCGTCCCTGGTTCGAACTGGCCTGCCCGTCGCTAGGCTGCACACTGCCATCACGCGTGGACATCAGCCAGATCCGCAGCAGCAACCTGGTGGTGCGCAGCCATCCGGACTTCGAGGGCGCGCTGGTGGTCGATGCCATCCTCTACAACCGCGCCCCCTTCGCCCAGCCCTTCCCACTGCTGGAGCTGCGCTTTGCCGATCTCAACGGCAAACTGGTCGCCAGTCGCAGCTTCAAGCCCGGCGAATACCTCGCCGGCGAACTGGCCGGCCAGCACGAGATGCCGCCGCAGGTCCCTATCCACATCGCGCTGGATATCCTCGACCCGGGTGCCAAGGCGGTCAATTACAGCCTCAGCTTCCATTCCCCGGAGTGA
- the prmA gene encoding 50S ribosomal protein L11 methyltransferase, translated as MPWLQVRLAITPEQAPELEDQLLELGAVSVTFMDAEDQPIFEPDLGTTPLWTHTHLLALFEDDTDGDSLLAHLALLRGGQVPDHQLERIEDQDWERSWMDNFQPMRFGRRLWIVPSWHEAPQPEAVNLLLDPGLAFGTGTHPTTALCLEWLDGQALGGCSVLDFGCGSGILGIAALLLGAASARGTDIDPQALEASRDNAGRNGLAADAFPVYLPADLPQEPADVVVANILAGPLVELAPTITALVKKGGRLALSGILAEQADEVRSAYQAAFDLDPTAEKDGWVRISGVRS; from the coding sequence ATGCCCTGGCTGCAAGTCCGACTCGCCATCACGCCCGAGCAGGCGCCCGAACTGGAAGACCAGCTGCTGGAACTCGGCGCCGTTTCGGTCACCTTCATGGATGCGGAGGACCAGCCCATCTTCGAACCCGACCTGGGAACGACGCCGCTCTGGACCCACACACACCTGCTCGCCCTGTTCGAGGATGACACCGACGGCGACTCGCTGCTCGCGCACCTCGCGCTGCTGCGCGGCGGCCAGGTGCCGGATCACCAACTCGAGCGCATCGAAGACCAGGACTGGGAGCGTAGCTGGATGGACAACTTCCAGCCCATGCGTTTCGGCAGGCGCCTGTGGATCGTACCGAGCTGGCACGAAGCACCGCAGCCCGAGGCGGTCAATCTGCTGCTGGACCCCGGCCTGGCCTTTGGTACCGGCACCCACCCCACCACCGCCCTCTGCCTGGAGTGGCTGGACGGCCAGGCCCTTGGCGGCTGCAGCGTGCTCGATTTCGGCTGCGGCTCGGGCATCCTTGGTATAGCCGCCTTGCTGCTCGGCGCCGCTTCGGCGCGCGGCACCGACATCGATCCACAGGCGCTGGAGGCCTCGCGCGACAACGCCGGCCGCAACGGCTTGGCGGCCGACGCCTTCCCGGTCTACCTGCCGGCCGACCTGCCGCAAGAGCCCGCGGACGTCGTGGTTGCGAACATCCTTGCCGGTCCGCTGGTCGAGCTGGCACCGACCATTACCGCACTGGTCAAAAAGGGTGGGCGCCTGGCGCTGTCCGGGATTCTGGCCGAACAGGCCGACGAGGTCCGCAGTGCCTACCAGGCCGCGTTTGATCTTGACCCGACGGCCGAAAAAGATGGCTGGGTGCGAATCAGCGGCGTGCGCAGCTAA
- the accC gene encoding acetyl-CoA carboxylase biotin carboxylase subunit: MLEKVLIANRGEIALRVLRACKELGIKTVAVYSTADRDLMHVSLADESVCIGPAASAKSYLSIPAIIAAAEVTGADGIHPGYGFLAENADFAEQVEKSGFTFIGPTADVIRLMGDKVSAKDAMKKAGVPTVPGSDGPLPEDEEEALKIAREVGYPVIIKAAGGGGGRGMRVVHKEEDLIASAKLTRNEAGAAFGNPMVYLEKFLVNPRHVEIQVLADGQGNAIHLGDRDCSLQRRHQKVIEEAPAPLIDEEARRKVQAHCVQACLDIGYRGAGTFEFLYEDGNFYFIEMNTRVQVEHPVTEMVTGVDIVKEMLLIGGGQKLSITQEDVVIRGHAIECRINAEDPRTFMPSPGKVKHFHAPGGNGVRVDSHLYDGYAVPPNYDSLVAKLITFGGSRDEAMGRMRNALDELIVDGIKTNAPLHRELTRDAGFCKGGVNIHYLEKKLGMDKH; this comes from the coding sequence ATGTTGGAAAAAGTACTGATCGCCAACCGCGGCGAAATTGCGCTGCGCGTACTGCGCGCCTGCAAGGAGCTGGGCATCAAGACCGTCGCGGTGTACTCCACCGCCGACCGTGATCTGATGCACGTCTCGCTGGCCGACGAGTCGGTGTGCATCGGCCCGGCGGCCTCCGCCAAATCCTACCTGAGCATTCCGGCCATCATCGCGGCCGCCGAAGTGACTGGCGCCGACGGCATCCACCCCGGCTACGGCTTCCTTGCCGAGAATGCCGACTTCGCCGAACAGGTGGAAAAGTCCGGTTTCACCTTCATCGGCCCGACCGCCGACGTCATTCGCCTCATGGGCGACAAGGTCTCGGCCAAGGATGCGATGAAGAAGGCCGGCGTACCGACGGTGCCGGGCTCCGACGGCCCACTGCCGGAAGACGAGGAAGAAGCGCTGAAGATCGCCCGCGAAGTGGGCTATCCGGTGATCATCAAGGCCGCAGGCGGCGGCGGTGGTCGCGGCATGCGCGTGGTGCACAAGGAAGAGGACCTGATCGCCTCGGCCAAGCTCACCCGTAACGAAGCGGGCGCTGCCTTCGGTAACCCGATGGTTTACCTCGAGAAGTTTCTGGTCAATCCGCGTCACGTGGAGATCCAGGTACTTGCCGACGGCCAGGGCAACGCCATCCACCTGGGCGACCGCGACTGCTCGCTGCAGCGCCGCCACCAGAAGGTGATCGAGGAAGCTCCTGCGCCACTGATCGACGAAGAGGCTCGCCGCAAGGTCCAGGCCCATTGCGTGCAGGCCTGCCTCGACATCGGCTACCGCGGCGCCGGCACCTTCGAGTTCCTCTATGAAGACGGCAACTTCTACTTCATCGAGATGAACACCCGCGTCCAGGTCGAGCACCCGGTCACCGAAATGGTCACCGGCGTGGACATCGTCAAGGAAATGCTGCTGATCGGCGGCGGCCAAAAGCTGTCGATCACGCAAGAAGACGTGGTGATTCGCGGCCATGCCATCGAGTGCCGGATCAACGCCGAGGATCCTCGCACCTTCATGCCGAGCCCGGGCAAGGTAAAGCACTTCCATGCGCCCGGCGGCAACGGCGTTCGCGTCGATTCGCACCTGTACGACGGCTATGCGGTACCGCCGAACTACGACTCGCTGGTAGCCAAGCTGATCACCTTCGGCGGCAGCCGCGACGAGGCCATGGGCCGGATGCGCAATGCCCTGGACGAACTGATCGTTGACGGCATCAAGACCAACGCCCCGCTGCATCGCGAGCTGACGCGCGATGCTGGCTTCTGCAAGGGCGGCGTGAACATCCATTACCTGGAAAAGAAACTGGGTATGGACAAGCACTGA
- the accB gene encoding acetyl-CoA carboxylase biotin carboxyl carrier protein gives MDIRKVKKLIELLEESGIDELEIHEGEESVRISRHSKQMAVQQPVYAPAPAPVAAPAPAAAPAASESAPAAPKLNGTVVRSPMVGTFYRASSPEAKPFVDVGQTVKKGDILCIVEAMKMMNHIEAETSGTIESVLVENGHPVEFDQPLFTIV, from the coding sequence ATGGATATTCGCAAAGTCAAGAAACTGATCGAACTGCTGGAAGAGTCGGGCATCGACGAGCTGGAGATTCACGAAGGTGAAGAATCCGTTCGCATCAGTCGCCACAGCAAGCAGATGGCCGTGCAGCAACCGGTCTATGCGCCGGCTCCCGCGCCGGTCGCTGCCCCGGCACCTGCCGCTGCACCCGCCGCAAGCGAATCGGCCCCAGCCGCTCCAAAGCTGAACGGCACCGTGGTTCGCTCGCCGATGGTCGGCACTTTCTATCGCGCCTCTTCGCCGGAAGCCAAGCCTTTCGTCGACGTCGGCCAGACCGTGAAGAAAGGCGACATCCTCTGCATCGTCGAAGCCATGAAGATGATGAACCACATCGAGGCCGAGACCAGCGGCACCATCGAATCCGTCCTGGTGGAAAATGGCCATCCGGTTGAGTTCGATCAGCCGCTGTTCACCATCGTTTGA